The genomic window CCCCACCGCCGACTCACGTTCGTGATCGTCCATGCATTCGATCCGTTGGAACGACAGTTCGCTGCCGAAGATAATGGAACTATGGCCAGCAACGGCCAGTGCCCGAGAGCCCGTGGTCGTCACGAAGTCGGCAGCGTCCCGGACCGGCCGCTCACGTCGGTGGCACCGAACGGACGCCCGAGTGGCGAGACGTCGCACGCACCGCTGCCAAACGAACGTAAGGCTGCGACGCCTACAGAAACGGTGTGCCCGACGATACCCCAACCACTGACGCCATCGACGAACGGCTCGAGAAGATCGGCCGCTTCTCCCGGTACAGTACGATCGGGCTCTGGACCATCCTGGGCGCGTTCGCGATCGCCGTCGTCGGACGGCTTCCCTACAACCTCGATTCCGTCCCCAGCGTCGTCGATGCGATCCTGCTGCCGCTGATCTTCGTCGATGGGGTTCCTCCTCTTCGGGATCGGCATGCACCTCCACCTGCTCCACCTGAACCTCGTGAAGCAGTTGCGGGCGGAGGGAAGCGACGACGGGTAGCAGGTGGGACGCTGCCGAGGGAGCTGGCACGCGTTCGGATTCAGTGTCCCGATTCGCGTCCGCTTCGTGGTCCACTCCGCCCCCGTAGATTCGAAACACCGGCGACTGTAGCCGTACCCGGAGTGTTGGAGGAGACGGACTTCGACGCCGTTGGTTCCCTCCCAGCACCGTGTGGACGTGAAGCAGAACGTCGATCGAGGAGACAGCCGTTCGTACGCATGTGGGAACCCGGAACGATCTCCGCGAGCCGACGGACGAAGCGGCGGTCCTATTCGGGCGAACGGCCTCGAGAAGACCTACACCGAACGCAACGCCGACCGTCGTTGCCCCGGATCTGCACGCGATCGTCCTCACCGACGAACGTAGCATTCTCCCAGATATCCTCTGTGCGGGCCGAAGCGTCGGCTGCCATCTTCCCTACCGTGACGCCGTATAGCGGTCTGAACGTTTGTGGGGTTGCGTGCAGCGGATCGACAGTTCCGACCCCTGTTCGTGGGCATCGCGACCGTCACGTGCCCCGCGCACGATACGTGTCTCGACCCGGAGCTGCGGGGATACGACGGATCTGGGGGTGCGTACAACGCTTATTCCGTCAGCGCGCCTTTTTAGGGGCGATAGAATCGGTGAAGACCCAGTACTACACGGCAACGAGCGTCGACGGGTATCTCGCGGACGAGGAGAACTCACTGGAGTGGCTGTTTCAGTTCGGAGCGGTAGAAGGCGTGGACGACGGGTACTCCCAGTTCGTAGAGCGGGTTGGTGCCCTGGCCATGGGCTCGACGACCTACGACTGGATCATCGAGCACGAAGACCTCCTGAAGCATCCCGAAATGTGGCCGTACGAGGGTCCAGCGTGGGTGTTCAGCACGCGCGAGTTGCCGGCAGTCGACGGTGCGGACATTCGCTTCGTGCAGGGAGACGTCGGACCCGTCCACGAGGAGATGGTGGCGGCCGCAGCTGGCGAGAACGTCTGGCTCGTCGGCGGTGGTGAGCTCGTGGGGCAGTTCCACGATCGAGGGCTCCTGGACGAAATCGTTCTCAACGTTGCGCCTGTCACGCTCGCCTCGGGAGCGCCGCTACTGCCACGGAGGATTACCGATCCGCCCCTGAAACTAACAGACGTGGAAAGACAGGGGAACGGCTTTGCGGTTCTCACCTACGAGGTGCAACGGCCCGCCGAGAACTAGTCGATCGGACCTCTCGACGGCGCCGTCGAACGCCGCTTCCCCGGATACGGCACAGCCCGGTCGGCTACTCGACCTGTCGAGCGAAGGCGACCCGTCAGGTCCGTGTATTTCGGACGGCAACACGACCGAAACGTGGGGATTCGGCAGAGTCACGAGACGTAACCTGGGTCGGCCGTCCGATCCGTACTGCCTCTACGTCGGGCGGTCACCTCGTCGCATCCCGCCGTCGTGATTTGCACCAGCACACATGCAGGTGACCGAACGAACACCGCCAGAATGCGTGTAATGCGCACCGAACAGCGAGGAACGCCCGCGATTTCCCCGCTGGGACTGACGCCGGCTACTCGGCCGCCTCCAGCGGCGGGATCTCCTCGCCCTCGCCCGGCGGCACGATCCGGAACACCTCGCCGGTACCGTCGACGCTCGGCGTCTGGCTCGTCAGCACGTAGAGTTCGTCAGCCTGGTCGCGACCGAAGGCCAGGACGGTGCGGTTGAGGGTGCCGTCCTCGCTGCCGGCGACCTGTAGCTCCTCCATGGGGAACTCGGCGTCTTCCGTGACGGGAACGTCGAAGCCCTCGGCCTCGCCCTGTTCGGGCAGGTCGGCGACGAACAGTCGGCCGTTCGGTCGCTCGAAGCCCGCGCTCCAGTCGCCGAAGACGTAGCGGCCGTCGAGGTCGCTCAGTTCACCGCCGCGGTAAACGTAGCCGCCCGTGACCGAGATGCCGACGACCTGGTCTCCGATCTGGTGGGGGTACTCGAGGACCGGATCGAGCAGCGCCGACCCGTCGTAGGGCGCCGAATCGGGCTCCTCGGTCGGACAGTCGGTGATGGCCTGCGGGTCGCTCGGGCTCTCCGTGCTGAAACAGTGGAAGCTCTCGAAGACGTTCCAGCCGTAGTTCCCGCCGGCCTCGACCCGGTCGATCTCCTCCCAGAGGTTCTGGCCGACGTCCGCGACGAGCAGGTCGCCCTCGCCGTCGGACCCGCTGTCGGAGCCGCCCCATGCCCACTCCGTCTCCTCCTCTTCCTCACCCGCGGACACGTCGAAGGAAAATCGCCAGGGGTTCCGGAACCCGTAGGCGTAGATCTCGTCCATGCCCTCGGTGCCGACGAAGGGGTTGTCCTCCGGGACGCCGTATGGCCTGTCCTCGCCCTCGGTGTCGACGTCGATACGGAGGATGCTTCCGAGGAGGTTGTCGGTGACGTCCTGCCCGTTCCCGCCGCCGTTGGCATCGTACCAGTCCTCGACGTGGCCGAGGCCGGTGTCGTCCGCACCGCCGCCGTCACCGACGCTCACGTAGAGGTAGTCGTCGGGGCCGAACGCGATGTCGCCGCCGTTGTGGTTGAACTGCGGCTCCGGAATGGTGACGAGTCGTCGTTCGGACTCGGGGTCCCCCTGCAGCGCGTCGTCCTCGCTCGCCTGGAACTCCGCGAGGACGAACAGGTGATCGTAGTCCTCCGGCAGTGCCTCGCCACCCTCCGGCCACCCGCTGTAGCGGACGTAGAACAGCCCGTTCTCCTGGTAGTCCGGGTGGAACGCGAGTCCGAGGAGGCCGCGTTCGTCGAACCCGTCGTTGTCCATGACGATGCGGGGCGAGATGTCCAGGAACTCCTCGACGCCGTCGTCGGTGACGTGGTAGATCTCGCCCGTCTGGTCGACGACGAATCGCTCCTCGGCGTCGTCGACGGTTACCGTCTCCATGCCCACCGGCTGGGAGATCGGGTCGCCGGCGATCTTCTGGAGGCCGACCTCCTGCCCCTGCGGGACGAGCGGTTCCGCTGCGTCCTGGGCCGGTTCGTCCCCGGCCTCGCCGACCGTGATCGACCCGCGCATCGACGACGGATGGACCTCACAGACGTAGGTCGCCAGCTCCTCGGTCACCGAAACGGAGACAGTCTGTTCTGCGTCCTGCTCGTCGACGATCTCCGTTTGCAGCAGGGCGTTCCCGTCGGCGTCGAGGAAGGCAATGTTGTGGGGCAGTCCGTCCACGTTGATCCATGTGAGTTCGTAGGTCTCCCCGGCGACCAGTTGCAGCGTGGGGTTCGTCGCGCCGGCGATCGCCTCTGGCTCGCGACCCTCCCACCCTTCGGTGATCCCGCCGAGGACGATCGTCTCGGCCGGATCGATCGGTTCGCCGCCAGCCTCGCCGTCGTCCTCACCGTCGTCGTCCTCCTGGCCGCTTGCAGCGGGGACGCCACCCAGGGCCCCG from Salinarchaeum sp. Harcht-Bsk1 includes these protein-coding regions:
- a CDS encoding dihydrofolate reductase family protein produces the protein MKTQYYTATSVDGYLADEENSLEWLFQFGAVEGVDDGYSQFVERVGALAMGSTTYDWIIEHEDLLKHPEMWPYEGPAWVFSTRELPAVDGADIRFVQGDVGPVHEEMVAAAAGENVWLVGGGELVGQFHDRGLLDEIVLNVAPVTLASGAPLLPRRITDPPLKLTDVERQGNGFAVLTYEVQRPAEN
- a CDS encoding PQQ-dependent sugar dehydrogenase, which encodes MPIDPTMGERIPADDSGRTDAIEPYRPTRRRLLQGTVAATALGALGGVPAASGQEDDDGEDDGEAGGEPIDPAETIVLGGITEGWEGREPEAIAGATNPTLQLVAGETYELTWINVDGLPHNIAFLDADGNALLQTEIVDEQDAEQTVSVSVTEELATYVCEVHPSSMRGSITVGEAGDEPAQDAAEPLVPQGQEVGLQKIAGDPISQPVGMETVTVDDAEERFVVDQTGEIYHVTDDGVEEFLDISPRIVMDNDGFDERGLLGLAFHPDYQENGLFYVRYSGWPEGGEALPEDYDHLFVLAEFQASEDDALQGDPESERRLVTIPEPQFNHNGGDIAFGPDDYLYVSVGDGGGADDTGLGHVEDWYDANGGGNGQDVTDNLLGSILRIDVDTEGEDRPYGVPEDNPFVGTEGMDEIYAYGFRNPWRFSFDVSAGEEEEETEWAWGGSDSGSDGEGDLLVADVGQNLWEEIDRVEAGGNYGWNVFESFHCFSTESPSDPQAITDCPTEEPDSAPYDGSALLDPVLEYPHQIGDQVVGISVTGGYVYRGGELSDLDGRYVFGDWSAGFERPNGRLFVADLPEQGEAEGFDVPVTEDAEFPMEELQVAGSEDGTLNRTVLAFGRDQADELYVLTSQTPSVDGTGEVFRIVPPGEGEEIPPLEAAE